One Novipirellula galeiformis DNA window includes the following coding sequences:
- a CDS encoding efflux RND transporter periplasmic adaptor subunit codes for MNHWLTRHRKSLWIAQAIAFVLLGFAVASWFGGGSQTPTAVSTSTSHDVSAPSKPAIWTCSMHPQIRRDGPGDCPICGMDLVPVRESAGGIRTVSISDAVKKLMKVETVPVQRRYVTAEVRMVGKLQYDETRLAHITAWVSGRLERMFVDYTGVNVNQGDHMVQLYSEELYTGQEELIAATESAATSNRSSRFIQPIDLAESAREKLRRLGMTKEQIQEIEQRRTPSESVTIYSPVGGIVVKKLKQEGERVQTGDRIYTVADLSQLWVQLDAYESDLAWLRYGQQVQFTTEAYPGEIFRGQIAFIDPVLNADTRTVRVRVNVSNEDGRLKPEMFVRAIVESNVAAGGRVLDASLAGKWISPMHPEIVKDEPGNCDICGMPLVRAETLGYVTAEPSDTAKPLVVPVSAVLLTGTRAIVYIQIPDADKPTYEGREIVIGARAGDSYLVKSGLREGELVVIHGNFKLDSALQISAKPSMMTPQGGGGSTGHHHGNESPTPLDSSIAMSGHAMSLPPAFVTAAIAVVDQYETLRESLEAADLQAIQANFVTLGEKMASVPPANLSPELSGLWRELAMLLQNDSVEGRDVQSMRDADRVFAVTRRHIEQLKNQFALSMDDDEPAVEVLDAPQAVVTQIKQLVPIYLAISEALAADESEHAKQSVSKLHDWIAATSAVEGSGKAIERWTKERRDLSEITARLSKANDLETLRSSFALLSEQMLSLQRMFGLPASQSLYELHCPMAFDGRGASWIQSDDAVRNPYYGASMLKCADRIEKLEARGESK; via the coding sequence ATGAATCATTGGTTGACGCGACATCGCAAGTCGCTTTGGATCGCCCAAGCTATCGCGTTTGTGCTACTGGGTTTTGCGGTCGCGTCATGGTTCGGCGGCGGTTCCCAAACACCCACCGCTGTGTCGACTTCCACCTCGCATGATGTTAGTGCACCTAGCAAGCCGGCGATATGGACCTGCTCGATGCACCCTCAAATTCGTCGCGATGGGCCGGGCGATTGTCCTATCTGTGGCATGGATTTGGTTCCTGTTCGCGAATCTGCGGGCGGCATCCGTACTGTTTCGATTAGCGATGCCGTCAAAAAGTTGATGAAGGTCGAAACCGTTCCCGTCCAGCGACGTTATGTCACTGCCGAAGTGCGAATGGTAGGCAAGTTGCAGTACGATGAAACGCGATTAGCACACATCACCGCGTGGGTTTCCGGACGGCTTGAACGCATGTTTGTTGATTATACCGGTGTCAACGTCAACCAGGGCGATCACATGGTCCAGCTGTACAGCGAAGAACTGTACACCGGACAAGAAGAATTGATCGCGGCCACCGAGTCGGCAGCGACATCCAATCGCTCTTCACGCTTCATCCAACCGATCGACTTGGCCGAATCCGCTCGCGAGAAACTGAGGCGGTTGGGGATGACAAAAGAGCAAATCCAAGAGATCGAGCAGCGACGCACGCCATCGGAATCGGTCACTATCTATTCGCCCGTGGGCGGCATCGTGGTGAAAAAGTTGAAACAGGAAGGCGAGCGTGTGCAAACGGGGGATCGTATTTATACGGTCGCTGATTTGAGTCAGCTGTGGGTGCAATTGGATGCCTACGAATCGGACTTGGCGTGGTTGCGTTATGGTCAACAGGTCCAATTCACCACCGAAGCCTATCCCGGCGAGATTTTTCGCGGTCAAATCGCTTTTATTGATCCGGTGCTCAATGCCGATACCCGCACCGTACGGGTTCGTGTCAACGTCAGCAACGAAGATGGCCGTTTAAAACCCGAGATGTTTGTCCGTGCGATCGTGGAATCCAACGTTGCCGCAGGCGGCCGCGTCCTAGACGCCTCGTTGGCTGGTAAATGGATCAGCCCGATGCACCCCGAGATTGTCAAAGACGAACCAGGCAATTGTGATATCTGTGGCATGCCGCTGGTGCGTGCCGAAACACTGGGGTACGTCACCGCAGAGCCTTCGGATACCGCAAAGCCACTGGTGGTTCCCGTCTCGGCGGTGCTTTTGACTGGCACTCGAGCGATTGTTTACATCCAGATCCCCGATGCCGATAAGCCGACTTACGAGGGACGTGAAATCGTCATCGGTGCTCGCGCAGGCGACAGCTACTTGGTCAAATCGGGGCTCCGCGAAGGCGAGTTGGTCGTTATTCACGGAAATTTTAAACTCGATAGTGCACTGCAGATTTCAGCCAAGCCTTCGATGATGACGCCTCAAGGTGGCGGCGGATCCACAGGACACCACCACGGTAATGAATCGCCAACGCCCCTCGATTCGTCGATCGCAATGTCGGGGCACGCCATGTCGCTGCCTCCGGCATTCGTCACTGCGGCGATCGCGGTGGTGGATCAATATGAAACGCTCCGTGAATCGCTAGAGGCGGCAGATTTACAAGCTATCCAAGCTAACTTTGTCACCCTGGGCGAAAAAATGGCGAGCGTACCTCCCGCGAACCTTTCACCCGAGTTGTCGGGGCTGTGGCGTGAGCTTGCAATGTTGCTGCAAAATGATTCGGTCGAAGGTCGGGATGTTCAAAGCATGCGTGACGCCGATCGTGTCTTTGCCGTCACCCGCAGACATATCGAACAATTAAAAAATCAGTTTGCATTGTCAATGGATGACGACGAACCCGCAGTCGAAGTGCTCGATGCACCGCAGGCAGTGGTTACTCAAATCAAGCAACTTGTGCCGATCTATCTAGCAATCAGCGAGGCGTTAGCGGCGGACGAAAGCGAACATGCAAAACAGTCGGTCTCGAAGTTACACGACTGGATCGCAGCAACGTCTGCGGTCGAAGGCTCTGGGAAAGCGATCGAGCGTTGGACGAAAGAACGACGTGACTTGTCCGAAATCACTGCCAGGCTTTCTAAGGCCAACGACCTGGAAACACTGCGAAGTAGTTTTGCGTTGTTGTCCGAACAAATGCTGAGCCTTCAGCGGATGTTCGGCTTGCCCGCTTCGCAGTCGTTATATGAACTGCATTGCCCCATGGCCTTCGATGGTCGCGGCGCGTCATGGATCCAGTCGGATGACGCCGTTCGCAATCCCTATTACGGTGCGTCGATGTTGAAATGCGCGGATCGAATCGAGAAGTTAGAGGCGAGGGGCGAGAGTAAGTAG
- a CDS encoding anti-sigma factor family protein, with protein sequence MASNDCKTVQQCLSAYYDGELSAGQTAEVARHIEACDECAADLSSFESLSLDFAQTSLPAMPPQLWQKIESELEPVPVPESVTLLRRVADSIGPSPYVAGFVSMAASVLLLLGLGLWYGSEEPGAAIALHSHQGEHDVSHQHLAEFTGVMNDYLKKLHSEPDAAERMLLTRYNGERVDVDGAVRLVGYRPIVSDGLPEGYALASTSVLKMPCCTCVKAVCRRNDGSTLVLFEHDDQEAAWFGDRPSSMATCGDKDCCLIDLDHSIAATWKQGSRNVTAVGVRDQAEVATLVKWLEKKAGRAGVGIEGA encoded by the coding sequence ATGGCATCGAACGATTGCAAAACCGTGCAGCAATGTTTGTCGGCCTACTACGACGGGGAACTGTCGGCGGGTCAGACGGCGGAGGTTGCGCGGCACATCGAGGCGTGTGACGAGTGCGCCGCCGATCTGAGCTCGTTCGAGTCACTTAGCTTGGATTTCGCTCAGACCTCGCTGCCTGCGATGCCACCCCAGTTGTGGCAGAAAATTGAAAGCGAACTTGAGCCTGTTCCCGTTCCGGAGTCTGTGACGTTGCTGCGGCGTGTTGCGGATTCGATTGGCCCGTCGCCTTACGTCGCGGGCTTCGTCTCGATGGCGGCATCGGTCTTGCTATTGCTCGGTTTAGGGCTTTGGTACGGCTCGGAAGAGCCAGGGGCTGCAATTGCATTGCACTCGCACCAGGGCGAACACGACGTGTCGCACCAACACTTGGCCGAATTCACGGGGGTGATGAACGACTATTTGAAAAAATTGCACAGCGAACCTGATGCAGCGGAACGGATGCTGCTAACGAGATACAACGGCGAGCGGGTCGACGTCGACGGCGCGGTCAGATTGGTCGGCTACCGGCCCATCGTTTCGGATGGATTACCCGAGGGCTATGCGTTGGCTTCGACCAGCGTGCTGAAAATGCCCTGCTGCACCTGCGTTAAAGCGGTGTGCCGGCGGAATGACGGTTCAACGTTGGTGTTGTTCGAACACGACGATCAAGAGGCGGCGTGGTTCGGTGATCGGCCGTCAAGCATGGCGACCTGCGGTGACAAGGATTGCTGCTTGATCGATCTCGACCACAGCATCGCTGCGACGTGGAAGCAAGGTTCACGAAATGTCACCGCGGTCGGAGTGCGGGATCAAGCCGAAGTGGCAACGCTGGTGAAATGGTTAGAGAAGAAAGCGGGAAGAGCGGGAGTTGGGATAGAGGGAGCCTGA
- a CDS encoding ABC transporter permease, translating into MLLPWEYGVRNLARRPVRTALTLVALATVVMLVFVVVGFIRGLEQSLSVSGDEDVVLVYSVNSEENIENSSIEARTPALLTASFDGVVKRFGVTHVSPELYLGTRVKTVNGEGGLGLVRGVKLTTPLVRRSVKLVEGDWPGDGEVIVGRLAATKLGSPDEAMAIGQQLEFEGRSWNISGRFAAGGAAYESEIWCKLEDFQTATKRQDLSLVAMLLSPGSSPAEVELFCKERTDLELRAIRETDYYASLQQHYKPVRVLAWFVVVLVSAAGVFAGLNMMYGAVAGRIREIATLQALGFRRRAILVSLIQEGVLLAAAGSLLSGAIALTMLNGMAVRFTMGAFALRIDSVAIVIGCSVGLLLGVLGALPPALKALQAEVATSLKAV; encoded by the coding sequence ATGCTTCTTCCCTGGGAATACGGTGTTCGCAACTTGGCCCGGCGGCCGGTGCGCACGGCATTAACGCTCGTTGCGTTGGCGACGGTCGTGATGCTGGTCTTTGTCGTGGTGGGATTCATTCGCGGCTTGGAACAATCGTTGTCGGTCAGCGGGGACGAGGACGTTGTCTTGGTCTACTCTGTGAACTCCGAAGAGAATATCGAAAACTCGTCGATCGAGGCGCGTACGCCCGCGTTATTAACGGCGAGCTTCGATGGCGTGGTGAAGCGTTTTGGTGTCACCCATGTTTCGCCAGAGTTGTACCTGGGAACGCGAGTCAAAACCGTCAACGGCGAGGGCGGACTGGGGTTAGTACGAGGGGTAAAGTTGACCACACCCTTGGTACGCCGTTCGGTGAAATTGGTCGAGGGAGATTGGCCCGGCGACGGCGAGGTGATCGTGGGGCGTTTGGCAGCAACAAAACTGGGCAGCCCCGACGAGGCGATGGCGATTGGCCAGCAGCTCGAGTTCGAAGGACGATCCTGGAACATCAGTGGACGTTTCGCAGCCGGAGGTGCGGCGTACGAATCGGAAATCTGGTGCAAGCTCGAAGACTTTCAAACCGCAACAAAACGACAAGACTTGAGCCTGGTGGCGATGTTATTGTCGCCCGGCAGCTCGCCTGCGGAAGTGGAATTGTTTTGCAAGGAACGCACCGACTTGGAACTGAGGGCGATCCGCGAAACCGATTATTACGCTTCCCTGCAACAACACTACAAACCGGTGCGAGTCCTTGCCTGGTTCGTTGTCGTGCTGGTGTCAGCTGCCGGAGTCTTTGCGGGATTAAATATGATGTATGGAGCGGTAGCGGGCCGGATACGTGAGATTGCCACGCTACAAGCACTGGGATTCCGACGCCGCGCGATCCTAGTCAGTTTAATTCAAGAAGGAGTGCTGCTTGCCGCCGCCGGGTCTCTGTTGTCCGGCGCGATCGCGTTGACGATGCTCAACGGCATGGCAGTGCGATTCACGATGGGCGCCTTTGCGTTGCGAATCGACAGCGTCGCCATCGTGATCGGTTGCAGCGTCGGCTTGCTACTCGGCGTGCTAGGAGCGTTGCCGCCAGCACTGAAAGCACTTCAGGCAGAGGTCGCGACAAGCTTAAAAGCAGTTTAG
- a CDS encoding efflux RND transporter periplasmic adaptor subunit, with amino-acid sequence MPPLDLSQLKLDRSPSDETKTANLRPTRWVSRYVLPIGILLGFVTLLGVATGRGLLPPTTVTVVPVVAKRSEVVQAGTTLFQSPGWIEPRPTAMSVAALAPGVIEALLVVEGQPIKKGEPIARLISIDAELQVEQAQNALAIREGELNRAQAERDAAQIRLDNPVHLKVQLADAQSMLAKAQTELAKLPFLIQAAEANLKFTLSSMQGKQAAESAIAGRIVRQSESQYATAQANLEELRQREPNIGREVDALKSKVDALQNQLDLVVEETRQLREAEAKVQSAMALRDEAKLRLRQEQLSLQRNTVRAPMDGRVLKLIAAPGTRVMGLDTNAGQSSSTVIEMYDPAKLQVRADVRLEDVPMVTRGQPVEIQTASSNGVIHGRVLQTTSSANIQKNTLEVKVELIDPPLTVSPEMLVTATFLAAVVADKPSESVESQRLFVPNPLIQSNDAGSFVWVVDSNARAQRRPIEIGQPSAEGLREVKSGLNITDKLIASGIESLHPGTRVQVLGDDSTIGI; translated from the coding sequence ATGCCTCCCCTCGACCTAAGCCAACTAAAACTCGATCGCTCGCCTTCGGACGAGACTAAAACAGCGAACTTGCGTCCTACGCGGTGGGTCTCACGCTACGTTCTCCCGATCGGCATTCTGCTCGGATTCGTCACTTTGTTGGGCGTGGCGACAGGCCGGGGACTCTTGCCGCCGACCACGGTAACGGTCGTCCCCGTGGTTGCCAAACGGAGCGAGGTTGTGCAGGCGGGAACGACCCTTTTCCAATCACCCGGTTGGATCGAACCGCGGCCAACGGCGATGAGTGTCGCCGCCTTAGCGCCCGGCGTGATCGAAGCGCTGTTGGTTGTCGAGGGCCAGCCGATCAAGAAAGGCGAACCCATCGCCCGCCTGATTTCAATCGACGCCGAACTACAGGTCGAGCAGGCCCAGAACGCGCTTGCCATCCGCGAAGGCGAACTGAACCGAGCCCAAGCAGAGCGTGACGCCGCTCAGATTCGTTTGGACAACCCGGTCCATTTAAAGGTCCAACTTGCCGACGCCCAAAGCATGCTGGCGAAGGCTCAAACAGAACTGGCGAAGCTGCCGTTTTTGATCCAGGCGGCCGAAGCGAACCTCAAGTTCACCCTCAGCAGCATGCAGGGCAAACAGGCCGCCGAATCGGCGATTGCCGGACGAATCGTACGACAATCGGAAAGCCAGTATGCCACAGCGCAAGCGAATTTAGAGGAACTGCGTCAACGCGAACCCAACATTGGCCGCGAAGTCGATGCACTTAAAAGCAAGGTCGATGCATTACAGAACCAATTGGATCTAGTCGTCGAAGAAACTCGGCAATTGCGAGAGGCGGAGGCAAAAGTTCAATCTGCGATGGCGCTGCGAGATGAAGCGAAACTGCGTTTACGCCAGGAACAGCTATCGCTCCAGCGCAACACCGTGCGAGCTCCGATGGATGGCCGTGTTCTAAAGCTGATTGCTGCCCCAGGAACTCGCGTGATGGGATTGGACACCAACGCTGGCCAAAGTTCGAGCACGGTGATTGAGATGTACGATCCTGCGAAACTGCAAGTGCGAGCCGATGTGCGGCTCGAAGACGTGCCGATGGTAACACGCGGCCAACCCGTTGAAATCCAAACCGCTTCATCCAACGGCGTGATCCACGGCCGTGTCCTGCAAACAACCAGTTCGGCCAACATCCAAAAGAATACACTCGAAGTGAAAGTCGAACTGATCGATCCACCGTTGACGGTTAGTCCCGAGATGCTTGTGACCGCGACGTTTTTGGCAGCGGTCGTCGCCGACAAGCCATCGGAGTCTGTCGAGAGTCAACGTCTCTTTGTGCCCAACCCGCTGATCCAGTCCAACGACGCCGGTTCATTCGTTTGGGTTGTCGACTCAAACGCTCGGGCCCAGCGACGCCCGATCGAAATTGGCCAGCCCAGCGCGGAAGGATTACGAGAGGTCAAGTCAGGGTTAAACATCACCGATAAACTGATCGCGTCAGGTATCGAGTCGTTACACCCGGGAACCCGAGTCCAAGTGCTCGGCGACGACTCCACGATCGGAATTTAG
- a CDS encoding ABC transporter ATP-binding protein, whose product MALVELRGVCKSFRKGDQTITPLDHIDLDIEAGEFVSLMGPSGTGKSTLLNLVSGIDHADAGTITVDGTVVSELSRSKRADWRAANLGYIFQTHNLIPVLTAYENVELPTLLLKLSAKQRRQRVELALAAVGLSDRAEHYPRQLSGGQEQRVGIARAIVAHPKVVVADEPTGSLDTETTEQVLELLQRLNKELDITLLMVTHDTDAAQIASRPLLLDRGKFLEPAR is encoded by the coding sequence ATGGCGTTGGTAGAATTGCGTGGCGTTTGCAAGAGTTTTCGCAAAGGCGATCAGACGATCACCCCCCTGGACCATATCGACTTGGACATCGAGGCGGGTGAGTTCGTTTCGTTGATGGGGCCGAGCGGGACGGGCAAGAGCACCTTATTGAACCTCGTCAGCGGGATCGATCACGCCGATGCGGGGACGATTACCGTCGACGGTACGGTGGTGAGCGAGCTATCACGAAGCAAAAGAGCCGATTGGCGTGCAGCCAACCTCGGCTACATTTTCCAAACTCACAACTTGATCCCCGTGTTGACCGCGTACGAGAATGTCGAACTCCCCACCCTGCTGTTGAAACTATCGGCGAAGCAACGTCGACAACGCGTCGAATTGGCATTAGCGGCGGTCGGCTTGAGCGATCGAGCGGAACATTACCCTCGCCAACTCTCGGGCGGGCAAGAGCAACGCGTCGGCATCGCACGCGCAATCGTGGCCCACCCCAAAGTGGTCGTCGCGGACGAACCAACCGGCAGCCTCGATACCGAGACGACCGAGCAAGTCCTGGAACTGCTACAACGGCTCAATAAAGAACTGGACATCACGCTGTTGATGGTCACCCACGACACCGATGCAGCACAGATTGCCTCGCGTCCCTTGCTGCTTGACCGTGGAAAGTTTCTCGAGCCAGCCCGGTAG
- a CDS encoding ABC transporter permease — MTTYVLKTLWRHRTRTLLTVTGAAVAMFVFCFVGSVQEGMQRLTTGADADRSLIVFQENRFCPTSSRLPEDYATKIRKVPGVREVMPIQVWTNNCRASLDIVVFNGADPDQIQATRPIKLTHGSWESFGSQRDAAIVGRNVAQRRGLKTGDQFSIGDLSVQVAGIFASAVPSEENLIYTSLAFLQYTRGLDAAGLVTQHEVLLTDDADADRVAAEIDQTLRSGAVATKTRRKGAFQASTLSDLVDLIGFAHWLGYACVGLVLSLVATTTVMSVQDRIKEYAVLQTIGVRPLRAMRLVLAESTLLCLVGGSLGTLFALGALALGGFAIGAEGATIAFRPSLELALSGTLVSLVVGIAAGLAPAVQAATVSIVGALAEA, encoded by the coding sequence ATGACCACGTACGTACTGAAAACTCTTTGGCGGCATCGCACGCGAACGCTGTTGACCGTGACCGGTGCGGCGGTGGCGATGTTTGTGTTTTGCTTTGTGGGCTCCGTGCAAGAAGGCATGCAACGCTTGACGACGGGGGCGGATGCGGACCGCAGCTTGATCGTGTTCCAAGAGAATCGGTTCTGCCCGACCAGCAGCCGATTGCCTGAAGATTACGCCACGAAGATCCGCAAGGTGCCAGGCGTTCGTGAGGTGATGCCGATCCAGGTTTGGACGAACAATTGCCGCGCCAGCCTCGACATCGTCGTCTTCAACGGCGCCGATCCCGATCAAATCCAAGCGACACGGCCTATCAAGCTGACGCACGGCAGCTGGGAATCGTTCGGATCACAACGCGATGCGGCCATCGTCGGCCGCAATGTCGCTCAACGTCGCGGCTTAAAGACGGGAGACCAGTTCTCGATCGGCGATCTTTCCGTCCAAGTCGCGGGGATTTTTGCATCGGCGGTGCCCTCCGAAGAGAATCTGATTTACACCAGCTTGGCGTTTCTCCAATACACTCGCGGGCTCGATGCTGCGGGTCTGGTCACGCAACACGAGGTATTGCTAACCGACGATGCCGACGCCGATCGTGTCGCGGCCGAAATTGATCAAACGCTGCGGTCCGGTGCCGTCGCCACCAAGACCCGGCGCAAAGGTGCGTTCCAAGCCAGCACGTTATCCGATCTCGTCGATTTGATTGGCTTCGCCCACTGGCTCGGATACGCCTGCGTGGGACTGGTGTTGTCACTCGTGGCCACGACGACAGTGATGAGCGTGCAAGACCGCATCAAAGAATACGCGGTACTGCAAACCATTGGGGTTCGGCCACTGCGTGCGATGCGATTGGTATTGGCCGAAAGCACCCTTCTTTGTCTCGTGGGAGGCAGTCTCGGCACCCTCTTCGCCCTCGGAGCGCTGGCGCTCGGAGGCTTCGCCATTGGAGCGGAAGGAGCCACGATTGCGTTTCGGCCCTCCCTTGAATTAGCACTCTCAGGAACGCTTGTATCACTCGTCGTCGGCATCGCCGCCGGACTAGCCCCCGCCGTGCAAGCGGCGACCGTCAGCATCGTCGGTGCGTTAGCAGAAGCCTAG
- a CDS encoding sterol desaturase family protein: MNQRDEMIVRLGCFAGVLLVMAVWELLAPRRKLSVGKPWRWSNHLGLVALNVILARAVVPVTAVAAASFAQSRQWGVLSLADWPNWVEIVVAVTVLDLAIYLQHVLFHSVPLLWRLHMVHHADLDFDVTTGLRFHTLEIVLSAFIKLAVVAALGPPAIAVVIFEVLLNATSMFNHSNVRMPTGLDRVLRFVVVTPDMHRVHHSVIRRETNSNYGFNLPWWDFLLGTYRDQPQEGHERMTIGINHLRDEKQNERLPGILSMPFGSSPGSYPITSERDDGDVAQDPKTR, from the coding sequence TTGAATCAACGAGATGAAATGATCGTGCGGCTGGGGTGCTTTGCCGGAGTGTTGTTAGTGATGGCCGTTTGGGAGCTACTCGCACCGCGACGAAAGCTGAGTGTGGGAAAGCCATGGCGTTGGAGCAACCACCTGGGGCTGGTCGCGTTGAACGTGATCCTGGCTCGCGCCGTGGTTCCGGTCACCGCGGTCGCCGCGGCAAGCTTCGCTCAATCCCGACAATGGGGCGTGTTGTCCCTCGCCGATTGGCCGAACTGGGTTGAGATCGTGGTCGCCGTTACCGTGCTCGATCTCGCGATCTATCTCCAGCACGTGCTGTTTCATTCCGTTCCCCTACTGTGGCGATTGCACATGGTCCACCACGCGGATCTTGATTTCGACGTCACCACCGGCTTGCGATTCCACACACTGGAAATCGTGCTTTCGGCGTTCATCAAATTGGCCGTCGTCGCGGCTCTAGGTCCGCCGGCGATCGCCGTCGTGATCTTCGAAGTCCTACTGAACGCGACCTCCATGTTCAATCACAGCAATGTTCGAATGCCGACCGGGCTGGACCGAGTACTGCGTTTCGTGGTCGTCACTCCCGACATGCATCGTGTTCATCATTCGGTGATTCGTCGCGAAACGAACAGCAACTATGGGTTCAATTTACCATGGTGGGATTTCTTGCTCGGCACCTACCGTGATCAACCCCAAGAGGGGCACGAACGAATGACGATCGGCATCAACCACCTGCGCGATGAAAAACAGAATGAACGGTTGCCGGGAATCTTGAGCATGCCGTTTGGGAGCAGTCCAGGCTCCTATCCGATCACATCGGAACGTGACGACGGTGACGTAGCCCAAGACCCCAAAACGCGGTGA
- a CDS encoding peptide chain release factor 3, producing the protein MSTLPTRPSTVARSAQSIAEIETQRLRRRTFAIISHPDAGKTTLTEKLLLFGNSIEIAGAVRGRKSERTAKSDWMEMEQERGISVSSTALTFEFAGAQVNLLDTPGHHDFSEDTYRTLMAADAAVMVIDLAKGIESQTEKLFRVCALRKIPVLTFVNKVDRRGRSPLEILDEIERKFSIEPVPQNWPLGSGEDFRGFVDLHNDSVHLFDEHRANRRISSKVVSWSDLESIQPAIRPDLIDATGEEVELVRMAGASLERSQFLGGAQTPVFFGSALTNFGIEHFLHGFLKLCPPPGSRQTPEQRPAEPSSNFSGFIFKIQANLDPRHRDRVAFLRVCNGMFERDMEVTIARSMKKIRLSRAFRIFGQDRQTIEEAYPGDIIGLVCPGEFRLGDTLCQNEIVHQEGLPQFSPEFFAVLDCTDTARRKQFDRGLKQLIEEGAIQVFHDAHAKRRENLLAAVGELQFDVVRYRLESEYNAPTSLSWRPYKLARWFNATAEQKSNIKLPYSAKLALDQFGHDAVLLQSEWDIKALHRANPDIRFEEMRVTTYE; encoded by the coding sequence ATGAGCACCCTCCCTACCCGACCCAGCACCGTCGCCCGATCGGCTCAATCGATTGCAGAAATTGAAACGCAGCGGCTGCGAAGACGAACGTTTGCGATCATTTCGCACCCGGATGCGGGCAAGACCACGTTGACCGAAAAGCTATTGCTGTTTGGCAACTCGATTGAGATCGCCGGGGCGGTTCGAGGCCGGAAATCCGAGCGGACGGCAAAGTCCGATTGGATGGAGATGGAGCAGGAGCGTGGCATTTCGGTAAGCTCGACCGCGCTTACGTTTGAGTTTGCGGGGGCTCAGGTCAATCTTTTGGATACTCCCGGTCACCATGACTTCAGCGAAGACACCTATCGCACGCTGATGGCCGCCGATGCGGCCGTGATGGTCATCGACCTCGCGAAGGGGATCGAGTCGCAGACGGAAAAACTGTTTCGCGTTTGTGCATTGAGAAAAATTCCCGTGCTCACCTTCGTCAACAAAGTGGATCGTCGCGGACGCTCGCCGCTCGAAATCCTTGATGAGATTGAACGCAAGTTCTCGATCGAACCGGTGCCACAAAATTGGCCGCTTGGCAGCGGCGAAGACTTTCGCGGTTTCGTCGATCTTCATAATGATTCGGTTCATTTATTTGATGAGCATCGCGCCAATCGTCGAATCTCGTCAAAGGTGGTCTCGTGGTCGGACTTGGAATCGATCCAACCGGCGATCCGCCCTGATCTCATCGATGCGACGGGCGAAGAGGTTGAATTGGTACGAATGGCGGGAGCGTCGTTGGAGCGGAGTCAATTCCTCGGTGGCGCGCAAACGCCTGTGTTCTTTGGCAGTGCGCTCACCAACTTTGGCATTGAACATTTCCTGCATGGGTTCCTCAAATTATGTCCACCTCCAGGGTCACGACAGACGCCCGAGCAGCGTCCGGCAGAGCCTTCATCTAATTTCTCTGGATTCATCTTTAAGATCCAGGCCAACCTCGATCCTCGGCATCGCGACCGTGTTGCCTTCTTGCGAGTCTGCAACGGCATGTTCGAGCGAGACATGGAAGTGACGATTGCGCGATCGATGAAAAAGATTCGGCTCTCTCGCGCCTTTCGCATCTTTGGCCAAGACCGTCAAACGATCGAAGAGGCTTATCCGGGTGATATCATTGGCTTGGTTTGCCCCGGAGAGTTTCGACTGGGCGACACACTTTGCCAAAATGAAATTGTGCACCAGGAAGGATTGCCTCAGTTTTCACCCGAGTTCTTCGCCGTGCTTGATTGCACCGATACGGCGAGACGAAAGCAATTCGACCGCGGCCTCAAACAGCTGATCGAAGAAGGGGCGATCCAGGTCTTTCATGATGCTCACGCCAAACGCCGCGAAAACCTGTTGGCCGCCGTGGGGGAGCTGCAGTTCGATGTCGTCCGCTATCGACTCGAGTCCGAGTACAACGCTCCCACGTCGCTGAGCTGGCGGCCTTATAAATTGGCGCGTTGGTTTAATGCAACGGCGGAACAAAAGTCGAACATCAAACTCCCCTACTCTGCCAAACTCGCACTGGACCAATTTGGACACGACGCCGTATTGCTGCAGTCTGAATGGGATATCAAAGCGCTTCACCGCGCGAATCCCGATATCCGTTTTGAGGAAATGCGAGTCACCACCTACGAATAA